Genomic DNA from Candidatus Omnitrophota bacterium:
TTTTGTCACGCCAAATCGGAAGAGTAACGCCAACCGATGGCCGCATCATCACCGGGTAAGCTTTGACATCCGCCTCAATCCCCGCGCTAAAGTCCGGCACTTTCGCTTTGGTCGCGAGGCGCAGGGACGCTTCGGCGAGCTGCACTTCCGCTTCCATCGCCTTTAATCGTGGGTTCCGCGCCAGCGCCGTGACAAAAAGCATCTCCGCACTCAGACCGAGCGGCGCGGTTTCCAACTTCTGCGGCACGGGCGGCGTCGCGTCCTCATCTTTCAAACCCAACGATGCTTTGAACTGCGCGAGCAACGGCTGGCGCGAATCGTCGAGGTTAGCAATCTCCGTGGTAAGCCGCTCCTGTTCAATCTGCGCCCGCAGCACGTCTTGCAACGTGACCTTACCTACTTCGTTCTGTATCAGCGCCAGCTTCTCAAGTTCGCCCATCAACCGCAGAGTCTCGTGAGTCACGCCAATCTTGGCGTCGAGGAAATTCAGTTGGTAGCAGGCCTTCTTGACCGCGAAGGCGGTTTGAAGAACGCTCGACTCGAACGCGAAGTATTTTGCCTCGCTTTCGGCCGTGGCGACGTTCGCCGCCGCCTTGAGCTTGCCGGGACCAGGGAAGTCCATCATCAGCCCTGGCATCAGCGATATCACCATGTCCGCGATGTCGCTCTGAAAAGTCAGTCGCGGATCCGGCAACGACCGCTCCACCGTGATGCGCTGCACAGCTGCTGCCCAGTCGTAATATGCCGCTTCGACCTGCGGCTGGCTCAACAT
This window encodes:
- a CDS encoding TolC family protein; translation: MKTNQHYGRDWWWFAVSGAAMVVLFTGCAGVRTAGEKAARQNQQTIQNVYRPSGQRPTLPTLTTNSPLNDFLLFAMLSQPQVEAAYYDWAAAVQRITVERSLPDPRLTFQSDIADMVISLMPGLMMDFPGPGKLKAAANVATAESEAKYFAFESSVLQTAFAVKKACYQLNFLDAKIGVTHETLRLMGELEKLALIQNEVGKVTLQDVLRAQIEQERLTTEIANLDDSRQPLLAQFKASLGLKDEDATPPVPQKLETAPLGLSAEMLFVTALARNPRLKAMEAEVQLAEASLRLATKAKVPDFSAGIEADVKAYPVMMRPSVGVTLPIWRDKITAQIAGAQAGKRAAEARLSAEQIALAVEFAEKSFMFREASRNLELLNERLLPMARQSLEVAQSGYVGGKVDFLNVIDAERTLLDFQLSEVEFLLQRELALAELSLLILGVPPTNAPVLSPNAALGKERKR